The DNA region TGCCGCTGTCGCTGGTCGGGACGTTCGGCGTCATGTACCTCGCCGGTTTCTCGATCAACAACCTGACACTGATGGCGATGACCATCGCCACCGGTTTCGTGGTGGACGACGCCATCGTGATGCTGGAAAACATCTCCCGGCACATCGAGGAAGGCGAAACGCCGATGCAGGCTGCGCTGAAGGGCGCAAAGCAGATCGGCTTCACCCTGATTTCCCTGACCCTGTCGCTGATTGCAGTGCTGATCCCGCTGCTGTTCATGGCGGATGTAGTGGGGCGCCTGTTTCGCGAGTTTGCCATCACCCTGGCGGTTGCCATCCTCATCTCGCTGGTGGTCTCGCTGACGCTGACTCCGATGATGTGCGCGCGTCTGCTCAAGCGTGAGCCGAAAGAGGAAGACCAGAGCCGTTTCTACAAGGCCAGTGGTGCGTGGATCGACTGGCTGATTGATCTGTATGCCGGCAGGCTGCGCTGGGTACTCAAGCATCAGCCACTGACCCTGCTGGTTGCCATCGCCACGCTGGGCCTGACGGTACTGCTGTACATCGCGGTGCCCAAGGGCTTCTTTCCGGTGCAGGATACCGGCGTCATCCAGGGCATTTCCGAAGCGCCGCAATCCGTTTCGTTTGCGGCCATGAGCGAGCGCCAGCAGGCGCTGGCGGACATTGTTCTTCAGGACCCGGCGGTGGTCAGCCTGTCCTCGTACATTGGTGTGGACGGCGACAATGCGACGCTCAACAGCGGACGCCTGCTGATCAACCTCAAGCCGCATGGTGAACGTGATCTCACGGCAAGCGAAGTCATCCAGCGCCTGCAGCCGCAGGTCGACAAACTGTCGGACATCCGTCTGTTCATGCAGCCGGTACAGGACCTGACCATCGAAGACCGGGTCAGCCGTACCCAGTATCAGTTCAGCATGTCATCCCCCGATGCCGAGCTGCTGAGCAAGTGGAGCCAGACGCTGGTCGACGCGCTGGGCAAGCGTTCCGAGCTGACCGACGTGGCCAGTGACCTGCAGGACAAGGGGTTGCAGGTGTATCTGAATATCGATCGCGACGCAGCCAGCCGGGTCGGCGTGACGGTGGCCAATATCACCGATGCGCTGTATGACGCATTCGGCCAGCGGCAGATATCAACCATTTACACTCAGGCCAGCCAGTACCGCGTGGTCTTGCAGGCGGCGTCCGCCAGTGAGCTCGGTCCTGCCGCACTTGAACAGATCCACGTCAAGACCACTGACGGTGCACAGGTCAAACTGTCGAGTCTGGCGCGGGTCGAGCAGCGTCAGGCACAGCTGGCGATTACCCACCTCGGGCAGTTTCCGGCGGTGATGATGTCCTTCAACCTTGCCCCCGGCGTTGCGTTGGGCAAGGCCGTGGAAGTGATCGAGCAGGTGCAGAAGGACATCGGTATGCCGATTGGCGTGCAGACCCGGTTCCAGGGCGCGGCCGAAGCATTTCAGGCCTCGCTGTCCAGCACCCTGTTGTTGGTGCTGGCGGCGGTGGTGACCATGTATATCGTGCTGGGCGTGCTCTACGAGAGCTACATCCACCCGATCACCATCCTCTCGACACTGCCTTCGGCGGCGGTCGGCGCCTTGCTGGCGCTGTTGATCAGCGGCAACGATCTGGGAATGATCGCGATCATCGGCATCATTCTGCTGATCGGCATCGTCAAGAAGAACGCGATCATGATGATCGACTTCGCTCTGGATGCCGAACGCAATCGCGGCGTCGACCCGGAAACGGCGATTTACGAAGCAGCGCTGCTGCGCTTCCGGCCGATTCTGATGACCACCCTGGCGGCGTTGTTCGGTGCCGTTCCGCTGATGCTGGCGAGCGGCTCCGGCGCCGAGTTGCGCCAGCCGCTGGGTCTGGTGATGGTCGGTGGCCTGCTGCTCAGCCAGGTCCTGACGCTGTTTACCACGCCAGTGATCTATCTGTATTTCGACCGTCTCGGTCAGCGCTGGAGTCGTAAACCCGCTGCCCCGGACCGCTCGCAACAGGCTGACGCATGAACCTGTCCGCCCCCTTTATCCGCCGCCCGGTTGCGACCGTCCTGCTGAGCCTGGCGATCATGCTGCTGGGCGCGGTCAGTTTCAGGTTGTTGCCCGTGGCACCTTTGCCGAACATGGATTTCCCGGTCATCGTGGTCTCGGCGAGCCTCGCCGGGGCCAGCCCGGAGATCATGGCGTCCACTGTGGCAACGCCGCTCGAACGTTCTCTGGGCAGTATTGCCGGGGTCAACACCATGACCAGCAATTCGAGCCAGGGTACAACCCGGATCATTCTGCAGTTCGACCTCGATCGCGACATCAATGGCGCCGCTCGCGAAGTGCAGGCGGCCATCAACGCTTCGCGCAATCTGCTGCCGAGCGGGATGCGCAGCATGCCGACCTACAAGAAGGTCAATCCGTCTCAGGCCCCGATCATGGTGCTGTCGATGACCTCGACGGTGCTGGAAAAGGGCCAGCTTTACGACCTGGCTTCGACCATCCTTTCGCAAAGCCTGTCGCAGGTTTCGGGGGTTGGCGAGGTGCAGATCGGCGGCAGTTCGCTGCCCGCCGTGCGCATCGAGCTGGAACCGCAGATGCTTTCCCAGTACGGCGTATCGCTGGATGACGTGCGCACCGCGATTACCGGGACCAACGTGCGCAGGCCAAAGGGTTTTGTCGAGGATGACCTGCATAACTGGCAGGTTCAGGCCAATGATCAGCTGGAAAAAGCCGCTGACTACGCACCGCTGATCATTCGCTACAAGGATGGCGCGACCCTGCGTCTGAAGGATGTCGCCAAGGTCAGCGATGCGGTGGAAGACCGCTACAACAGTGGCTTCTTCAACAATGATCAGGCGGTGCTGTTGGTCGTCAACCGTCAGGCGGGAGCCAACATCATCGAGACCGTTGCGCAGATAAAGGCGCAATTGCCAGCCTTGCGGGCCGTGCTGCCCGCAAGTGTCAGGCTGGAGATCGCCATGGACCGCTC from Pseudomonas syringae includes:
- a CDS encoding MdtB/MuxB family multidrug efflux RND transporter permease subunit, whose translation is MNMSRLFILRPVATTLSMLAIVLAGLIAYTLLPVSALPQVDYPTIRVMTLYPGASPQVMTSSVTAPLERQFGQMPGLTQMASTSSGGASVITLRFSLEINMDVAEQQVQAAINAATNLLPTDLPAPPVYNKVNPADTPVLTLAITSKTMLLPKLNDLVDTRMAQKISQISGVGMVSIAGGQRQAVRIKVNPEALAANSLNLSDVRTLISASNVNQPKGNFDGPTRVSMLDANDQLKSPEEYANLILAYKDGAPLRLKDVAEIVGGAENERLAAWANRSQAVLLNIQRQPGANVIEVVDRIKAMLPGITNNLPAGLDVVVLTDRTQTIRASVADVQHELLIAIVLVVLVTFLFLRRFSATIIPSIAVPLSLVGTFGVMYLAGFSINNLTLMAMTIATGFVVDDAIVMLENISRHIEEGETPMQAALKGAKQIGFTLISLTLSLIAVLIPLLFMADVVGRLFREFAITLAVAILISLVVSLTLTPMMCARLLKREPKEEDQSRFYKASGAWIDWLIDLYAGRLRWVLKHQPLTLLVAIATLGLTVLLYIAVPKGFFPVQDTGVIQGISEAPQSVSFAAMSERQQALADIVLQDPAVVSLSSYIGVDGDNATLNSGRLLINLKPHGERDLTASEVIQRLQPQVDKLSDIRLFMQPVQDLTIEDRVSRTQYQFSMSSPDAELLSKWSQTLVDALGKRSELTDVASDLQDKGLQVYLNIDRDAASRVGVTVANITDALYDAFGQRQISTIYTQASQYRVVLQAASASELGPAALEQIHVKTTDGAQVKLSSLARVEQRQAQLAITHLGQFPAVMMSFNLAPGVALGKAVEVIEQVQKDIGMPIGVQTRFQGAAEAFQASLSSTLLLVLAAVVTMYIVLGVLYESYIHPITILSTLPSAAVGALLALLISGNDLGMIAIIGIILLIGIVKKNAIMMIDFALDAERNRGVDPETAIYEAALLRFRPILMTTLAALFGAVPLMLASGSGAELRQPLGLVMVGGLLLSQVLTLFTTPVIYLYFDRLGQRWSRKPAAPDRSQQADA